Proteins from a genomic interval of Tenacibaculum sp. SZ-18:
- the yidD gene encoding membrane protein insertion efficiency factor YidD encodes MIKKILIFPFVLLIRFYQTAISPFTPATCRYSPTCSAYSLEALKKHGLFYGGKLAIKRIFSCHPWGGSGYDPVPEKKQKTK; translated from the coding sequence ATGATAAAAAAGATTTTAATTTTTCCGTTTGTTCTATTGATTCGTTTTTATCAAACGGCTATTTCTCCTTTTACACCTGCAACTTGTAGATATAGTCCAACATGTTCGGCTTATTCACTGGAAGCCTTGAAGAAGCATGGATTATTTTATGGAGGTAAACTAGCAATTAAAAGAATTTTTAGTTGTCATCCCTGGGGAGGAAGTGGATATGATCCGGTTCCAGAAAAAAAACAAAAAACTAAATAA
- a CDS encoding beta-mannosidase, producing the protein MNQSKIVFIILLFSIIGCKKSVVKELEITENWTFKKSNDTIWRTAEIPGTVHTDLLKHNVIENPFYRLNEHKVQWIDKEDWIYKTTFNISQDTFYKEQLEIEFQGIDTYSKIYINNTEIISTDNMFRRYQIDIKKHIKIGKNEIKVILESPIKKGIEKFDSIDYEIEVSDNDLAKIGKVKENKKVSVFSRKAGYHFGWDWGPRLVTSGIWRPVILKSWDNFKIEDVFIRQKVLKDAAQLSTEIEIRSTKEFKKSTIEISINDTLVVSKEYQLKFGKNKITIPFTIKSPKLWWPNGMGKQHLYDINVKVSHKNHYDEKSNRIGLRTIELLREKDSIGTSFYFKVNGVPTFMKGANYIPQDLFLTRVKDSNYYHILNSAKEANMNMIRVWGGGFYENKKFYDLCDEMGLLIWQDFMFACAMYPGDKKFLENVKQEAIDNVKRLRNHSSIALWCGNNEVLSAWERWGWKQKVTKEQSEKAANTTWQSYVDIFHKVLPEVVEQYDADRKYWASSPSSELGVPESHTDGDAHYWGVWWGKEPFDNYNMKIPRFMSEFGFQSFPELATVNKYTLPEDRDIFSEVMKSHQRSSIGNGTIKEYMLRHYKEPKDFESFLYVSHLLQAYGITTGIQAHRKNRYRCMGSLYWQINDCWPVASWSSIDYYGKWKALHYGVKESFKKTIVSYNDKKDKIKVFIATDSLSNFNARLTIDLLDFKGNKLKSWNRNIKVIANSSGSYFEIEKSKISDITENKNEVFLNTSLSMNNSILDTKQHFLVPFKDLKLPQPNITFNVSENEDEYFVKLSTKNLAIGVFASGNFDLNFSDNYFNMLPNSEKVISIKKGNLKSLDIFKDKLKVTSLFDSY; encoded by the coding sequence ATGAATCAATCTAAAATTGTTTTTATTATTTTATTATTCTCCATTATAGGATGTAAAAAGTCAGTTGTTAAAGAATTAGAAATAACGGAAAATTGGACATTCAAAAAATCAAACGATACCATTTGGAGAACAGCTGAAATACCAGGGACTGTTCATACCGATTTACTGAAACATAATGTTATTGAAAACCCATTTTATAGACTTAACGAACATAAGGTTCAATGGATAGACAAAGAGGATTGGATATATAAAACAACTTTCAACATTTCGCAAGACACTTTTTACAAAGAACAACTAGAAATTGAATTTCAAGGCATCGATACCTACAGTAAAATTTACATCAACAATACCGAAATTATTTCTACAGATAACATGTTTAGACGTTATCAAATAGACATAAAAAAGCATATAAAAATTGGAAAAAATGAAATAAAAGTAATATTAGAATCTCCTATTAAAAAAGGGATAGAAAAATTCGATTCAATTGATTATGAAATTGAAGTTTCAGATAATGATTTAGCTAAAATTGGAAAGGTTAAAGAAAATAAGAAAGTAAGTGTATTTTCAAGAAAGGCTGGTTATCACTTTGGTTGGGATTGGGGACCAAGATTAGTTACATCAGGAATTTGGCGTCCTGTAATTTTAAAAAGCTGGGATAACTTTAAAATTGAAGATGTCTTTATTCGTCAAAAAGTACTCAAAGATGCCGCACAACTTTCCACGGAAATTGAAATTAGAAGTACAAAAGAATTTAAAAAAAGCACAATTGAAATTAGTATCAACGATACCTTAGTTGTTTCAAAAGAATATCAATTAAAATTCGGAAAAAATAAGATTACCATACCATTCACAATTAAGAGTCCGAAACTATGGTGGCCAAATGGAATGGGAAAACAACATTTATATGACATCAATGTAAAAGTCAGTCATAAAAATCATTACGATGAAAAAAGTAACCGAATAGGACTAAGAACAATTGAATTATTAAGAGAAAAAGATTCGATTGGAACTTCATTTTATTTTAAAGTAAATGGAGTACCTACTTTTATGAAAGGCGCGAATTACATTCCACAAGATTTATTCTTAACCCGGGTAAAAGATTCTAACTACTATCATATTTTAAATTCAGCCAAAGAAGCTAATATGAATATGATTCGAGTCTGGGGTGGTGGATTTTACGAAAATAAAAAATTCTACGATTTGTGTGACGAAATGGGATTATTGATTTGGCAAGACTTCATGTTTGCCTGTGCCATGTATCCTGGTGATAAAAAGTTTCTTGAAAATGTAAAACAAGAAGCTATTGATAATGTAAAAAGATTAAGAAATCATTCATCGATTGCATTATGGTGTGGAAACAATGAAGTATTGTCTGCTTGGGAAAGATGGGGATGGAAGCAAAAAGTTACTAAAGAACAATCTGAAAAAGCTGCTAACACAACCTGGCAGTCTTATGTTGACATTTTTCACAAAGTTCTTCCTGAAGTTGTTGAACAATATGATGCTGATAGAAAATATTGGGCATCTTCTCCAAGTAGTGAATTAGGTGTACCTGAATCGCATACAGATGGAGATGCTCATTATTGGGGTGTTTGGTGGGGAAAAGAACCTTTCGATAATTACAACATGAAAATTCCACGTTTCATGTCTGAATTCGGATTTCAATCTTTTCCAGAGTTAGCAACAGTAAATAAATATACATTACCCGAAGATCGTGATATTTTTTCTGAAGTTATGAAGTCGCATCAACGTTCAAGTATAGGAAATGGTACCATAAAAGAATACATGTTGCGTCATTATAAAGAACCTAAAGATTTTGAAAGCTTCCTATATGTAAGCCATTTGTTACAAGCCTACGGAATTACAACTGGAATTCAAGCGCATCGAAAAAATAGATATCGCTGCATGGGATCTTTATATTGGCAAATTAATGATTGTTGGCCTGTTGCGTCTTGGTCGAGCATAGACTATTATGGAAAATGGAAAGCTTTACATTATGGAGTTAAAGAATCTTTCAAGAAAACAATTGTTAGTTATAATGATAAAAAAGATAAAATAAAAGTATTTATTGCAACAGATTCACTTTCTAATTTCAATGCTAGACTTACAATTGATTTATTAGATTTTAAAGGTAATAAACTAAAATCATGGAATAGAAATATTAAAGTTATTGCAAACTCTTCTGGTAGTTATTTCGAAATAGAAAAAAGTAAAATATCTGATATTACAGAAAATAAGAATGAGGTTTTCTTAAATACTTCATTAAGTATGAACAACTCTATTCTTGACACAAAACAACATTTTCTTGTTCCTTTTAAAGACCTAAAACTACCTCAACCTAATATCACCTTTAATGTTAGTGAAAATGAAGATGAATATTTCGTAAAACTATCAACTAAAAATTTAGCCATTGGTGTTTTTGCAAGTGGAAACTTCGATTTAAATTTTTCCGACAATTATTTTAACATGCTACCAAACTCAGAAAAAGTAATTTCTATAAAAAAAGGAAACTTAAAATCACTTGATATTTTTAAAGATAAACTTAAAGTTACAAGTTTGTTTGATAGTTATTAA
- a CDS encoding RNA polymerase sigma factor → MRSTRQLHHKLIRECKRNNQKAQFQLYKNYAQGMLLVAIRYMKDIQLAEDVMQDAFIKAFKKIESYKEEVSFGAWLKRIVINQCIDQLKKNKLSMVSINEEVMNFTEDDGWEVHEEVTSEMVIEAIGKQKEKYRLVLTLYLIEGYDHNEISQILGITEVTSRTHLMRGKKLVKEHLKIKSHAGGY, encoded by the coding sequence ATGAGATCAACTAGGCAATTACATCACAAGCTCATTAGAGAATGTAAAAGAAATAATCAAAAGGCACAGTTCCAGCTGTATAAAAATTATGCTCAAGGAATGCTTTTAGTGGCAATCAGATATATGAAAGATATCCAACTAGCTGAAGATGTTATGCAAGATGCTTTTATTAAGGCTTTTAAAAAGATTGAAAGCTACAAGGAAGAAGTATCATTTGGAGCTTGGTTAAAAAGAATTGTTATAAACCAATGCATCGATCAATTAAAGAAGAATAAATTATCAATGGTTTCTATAAATGAAGAAGTAATGAATTTTACGGAAGATGACGGTTGGGAAGTTCATGAAGAAGTTACATCAGAAATGGTAATAGAAGCTATTGGAAAACAAAAAGAAAAGTATCGACTTGTATTGACCTTATATTTAATTGAAGGTTACGATCATAATGAAATATCTCAAATATTGGGAATTACTGAGGTAACCTCAAGAACACATTTAATGAGAGGAAAGAAATTAGTAAAAGAACATTTAAAAATAAAAAGTCATGCCGGAGGATATTAG
- the lgt gene encoding prolipoprotein diacylglyceryl transferase has product MNYLAITWDWDPEIFNIGGFSVRWYSLMFIIAFVLGLQLMKKIFTEDNISHEKMDPLFMYTFISMLIGMRLGEVFFYSWADYQDNLLQIILPFKRQEGAEMLFGLIKGYKFTGISGFASHGAAIAIPIALYFYAKKHLQKSWLFILDRMGIMVALAGFFIRMGNFFNSEIYGKQTGSSFGVIFKRAGEKLPCHPTQIYEAFSYLILFFILWRLYWKTDKKKKEGYLFGVFMIALWSLRFVIEFIKQPQVEERSQWALNTGQWLSIPLILIGVWLMFRKTSEKA; this is encoded by the coding sequence ATGAATTACTTAGCAATTACATGGGATTGGGATCCTGAAATATTTAATATCGGCGGTTTTAGTGTTCGCTGGTATAGTTTAATGTTTATCATTGCTTTTGTACTTGGATTACAATTAATGAAGAAAATTTTCACTGAGGATAACATTTCTCACGAAAAAATGGATCCATTATTCATGTATACATTCATTTCTATGCTAATAGGAATGCGTTTAGGAGAAGTTTTCTTTTACAGTTGGGCTGATTATCAGGATAACCTATTACAAATAATTTTACCTTTTAAAAGACAAGAAGGAGCTGAGATGTTATTTGGTTTGATTAAGGGTTATAAGTTTACTGGTATCTCTGGATTTGCAAGTCATGGAGCTGCAATTGCTATTCCGATTGCATTATATTTTTACGCAAAAAAGCATTTACAAAAATCATGGTTATTCATTTTAGATAGAATGGGAATTATGGTTGCCTTAGCTGGTTTTTTTATCAGAATGGGAAATTTTTTTAATTCTGAAATTTACGGAAAACAAACAGGTTCTAGTTTTGGTGTGATTTTTAAAAGAGCAGGAGAGAAGTTACCTTGTCATCCTACTCAAATATATGAAGCATTTAGTTACTTAATCTTATTTTTTATTCTTTGGCGACTGTATTGGAAAACAGATAAAAAGAAAAAAGAAGGATATTTATTCGGAGTATTTATGATTGCTTTATGGTCGTTACGATTTGTAATTGAGTTTATCAAACAGCCACAAGTGGAAGAAAGAAGCCAATGGGCTTTAAACACTGGACAATGGTTAAGTATTCCTTTAATTTTAATCGGAGTATGGTTAATGTTTAGGAAAACCTCAGAGAAAGCTTAG
- the cysS gene encoding cysteine--tRNA ligase: MELYKKNQLKIYNSLSKSKEVFTPITEGRVGMYVCGPTVYSNVHLGNLRTFMSFDMMYRYLLHLGYKVRYVRNITDAGHLENDADEGEDKITKKARLEQLEPMEVVQRYTVDFHNVLNRLNFLPPSIEPTATGHLIEQIEIIKMIIKNGFAYEVNGSVYFDVHKYNENHEYGILSKRKLEELINNTRELQGQGDKKNPQDFALWKKADERHIMKWPSPWSEGFPGWHIECTAMSTKYLGEKFDIHGGGIDLKFPHHESEIAQNVAARGVAPVNYWIHTNMLEMNGQRMAKSTGNIINPNELLSGDNDKMTKAYSPSVVRFFMAQSSYRSVLDLTDAGLLASEKGYNKLMEAINLLDKITVGEKSDFDVLTWKQKCYDAMNDDFNSPILIATIFDVVKFINQVKDDKATVTKEDLELITETLNAFVFDVLGLLEDKKEQSSDKLGGVVSLLIKLRKEARDNKDWALSDQIRDELEALGIQLKDGREGTTFSIN; encoded by the coding sequence ATGGAATTATACAAAAAGAACCAACTAAAAATATACAATTCATTATCTAAGTCGAAAGAAGTTTTTACTCCAATAACAGAAGGAAGAGTGGGTATGTATGTTTGTGGTCCTACCGTTTACAGTAACGTGCATCTAGGGAATTTAAGAACATTCATGTCTTTTGACATGATGTATCGTTATCTATTACATTTAGGTTATAAAGTTCGCTACGTACGAAATATAACAGATGCAGGACATTTAGAGAATGATGCCGACGAAGGAGAGGATAAAATTACGAAAAAAGCGCGATTAGAACAGTTAGAACCGATGGAAGTTGTGCAGCGTTATACAGTAGATTTTCATAATGTTTTAAATAGATTAAATTTTTTACCTCCAAGCATAGAACCAACCGCTACAGGTCATTTAATAGAACAAATAGAAATCATAAAAATGATTATAAAAAATGGTTTTGCATATGAAGTAAACGGTTCTGTATATTTTGATGTTCATAAGTACAATGAAAACCATGAATATGGTATTTTAAGTAAAAGAAAGTTAGAGGAATTAATAAATAATACAAGAGAATTGCAAGGGCAGGGTGATAAGAAAAATCCTCAGGATTTTGCCTTGTGGAAAAAGGCTGATGAAAGACACATTATGAAATGGCCATCTCCTTGGAGTGAAGGATTTCCTGGCTGGCATATAGAATGTACAGCAATGAGTACAAAATACTTAGGAGAAAAGTTTGATATTCACGGAGGAGGAATTGATTTGAAATTTCCTCACCATGAAAGTGAAATTGCACAAAATGTGGCGGCTAGAGGTGTTGCTCCTGTAAATTACTGGATACATACTAACATGTTAGAAATGAATGGTCAACGAATGGCTAAATCTACAGGTAATATTATTAATCCAAATGAATTATTATCTGGAGATAATGATAAAATGACTAAAGCGTATTCTCCGAGTGTTGTTCGTTTCTTTATGGCACAATCTTCCTACAGAAGTGTTTTAGATTTAACAGATGCAGGATTATTGGCTAGTGAGAAAGGATACAATAAATTAATGGAAGCGATTAATCTGTTAGATAAAATTACTGTAGGAGAAAAATCCGATTTTGATGTTTTAACATGGAAGCAAAAATGTTATGACGCAATGAATGATGATTTCAATAGTCCAATTTTAATTGCAACTATTTTTGATGTAGTAAAGTTTATCAATCAGGTTAAAGATGATAAAGCTACAGTAACTAAAGAAGATTTAGAATTGATTACAGAAACATTAAACGCTTTTGTTTTTGATGTTTTAGGATTGTTAGAGGATAAAAAAGAACAAAGTTCTGATAAATTGGGAGGTGTTGTTTCCTTATTGATTAAATTAAGAAAAGAAGCTAGAGATAATAAAGATTGGGCACTATCAGATCAGATTCGTGACGAGCTTGAAGCTCTAGGAATACAATTAAAAGATGGCAGGGAAGGAACAACTTTTTCGATAAATTAA
- a CDS encoding TonB-dependent receptor: MSTIKGKIVNKFKDPIEGVAISYLGKGTTTDSNGIYSFQIPIRKTVSVTFSHVSYSTLIKKFTTRGARTIDFSPTLSIKTEELEEIIVKNRKKEAQGITKINTKKVETIVGPNTGVEAVLMTLPGVSNNNELSTQYNVRGGNFDENLVYVNGIEVYRPFLIRSGQQEGLSFINSHMIQNIDFSAGGFQAKYGDKLSSVLDITYRKPTKTSTQVDLSFLGASITTEGLLFNDKLSAILGVRYRDNSLFVNDKQTEVNFRPSFTDIQTFLSYNISSKVDINFLGNFSLNNYEYKPLSRRTRFGTIANPLELIVFYQGQESDRFQTLFGAVSMDYKLNDNLELTGIISSFNTQEEEYFDIAAQYNIGQVNTNLGSDNFGDVEFAQGIGSQLNHARNDLDALIVNAQLRATLKDGNNEWRAGVKYQKENIKDRIREWEIIDSVGFSVRPPHHNIGNDQPYNPFTGPIEPFQNVRAENNVDIDRFSGFLQFSRKTTWNNHDVWFNAGIRSQYWKVSPIGSDSKGQFIVSPRAQFAIKPDWKSDMLFRISGGFYSQPPFYRELRGFDGQISADVKAQKSIHIVTGNDYSFTMWNRPFKLTTELYYKNLSDVNAYSIDNVRIRYRADNITEAYAYGLDVRLNGEFVPGSDSWVSFGYLKTEENIDNRGYIARPTDQRIKLGILFQDYVPNLPDLKAYLNLVYNTGVPGGAPAYADVYAFQNRLGDYRRADIGVSYIFVDNNKKVSNGFLSHFEELSAGLELFNIFDIRNSITNTWVRDVYSKQQFAIPNFMTGRVLNLKLRMKF; the protein is encoded by the coding sequence ATGTCCACCATTAAAGGGAAAATCGTTAACAAGTTTAAAGATCCTATTGAAGGTGTAGCAATTAGCTATCTTGGAAAAGGAACAACTACCGACTCAAACGGAATTTATTCCTTTCAAATTCCAATACGTAAAACAGTTAGTGTAACATTTTCACATGTGTCCTATTCAACATTAATAAAAAAATTCACTACTCGTGGAGCTAGAACAATCGACTTCTCTCCAACTCTTTCTATTAAAACGGAAGAATTAGAAGAAATTATTGTGAAGAATCGAAAGAAAGAAGCACAAGGAATCACAAAAATAAACACTAAGAAAGTAGAAACAATTGTTGGTCCAAATACAGGAGTTGAGGCAGTTTTAATGACACTACCTGGAGTTAGTAATAATAATGAATTAAGTACTCAATATAATGTGCGTGGAGGAAATTTTGATGAAAATTTGGTTTATGTAAATGGAATTGAAGTTTATCGTCCGTTTTTAATAAGATCAGGCCAACAAGAAGGATTGAGCTTTATCAATTCACATATGATTCAAAATATTGATTTCTCTGCAGGAGGATTTCAAGCCAAATATGGAGATAAGTTATCTTCTGTTTTAGATATCACTTATAGAAAACCAACAAAAACAAGTACTCAAGTTGATTTGAGTTTTCTAGGAGCAAGTATTACAACCGAAGGGCTTTTATTCAATGATAAATTAAGTGCTATTTTAGGTGTTAGGTATCGAGATAACAGTTTATTCGTTAACGATAAACAAACTGAAGTAAACTTTAGACCTAGTTTTACAGATATTCAAACCTTCTTATCCTATAACATTTCATCAAAAGTCGACATTAACTTTCTTGGAAACTTCTCTTTGAATAATTATGAATACAAGCCATTATCAAGAAGAACTCGTTTTGGAACAATCGCAAATCCATTAGAATTAATTGTTTTTTATCAAGGACAAGAATCGGATAGATTTCAAACATTATTTGGAGCTGTTTCTATGGATTATAAACTAAATGATAATTTAGAATTAACAGGAATTATCTCTTCTTTTAATACTCAAGAGGAAGAATATTTTGACATTGCTGCTCAATATAACATAGGACAAGTAAACACCAATTTAGGTTCTGATAATTTTGGGGATGTTGAATTTGCACAAGGTATAGGTTCTCAGTTAAATCATGCTAGAAATGACTTAGATGCTTTAATCGTGAATGCGCAATTACGGGCTACTTTAAAAGACGGAAATAATGAATGGAGAGCTGGTGTAAAGTATCAGAAAGAAAATATTAAAGATCGTATACGAGAATGGGAAATTATTGACAGCGTCGGTTTCTCCGTTCGTCCACCACATCATAACATCGGAAATGACCAACCCTACAATCCTTTTACTGGTCCAATTGAACCATTTCAAAATGTTAGAGCTGAAAACAATGTAGATATTGATAGATTTTCTGGGTTTCTACAATTCAGTAGAAAAACCACTTGGAATAATCATGATGTATGGTTTAACGCAGGAATTAGATCACAATATTGGAAAGTTTCTCCTATTGGTTCCGACTCTAAAGGTCAATTTATAGTTAGCCCTAGAGCACAATTTGCGATTAAACCAGACTGGAAGAGTGATATGCTTTTTAGGATATCAGGAGGATTTTATTCTCAACCACCTTTTTATAGGGAGCTTAGAGGTTTTGATGGTCAAATCTCAGCTGATGTAAAAGCACAAAAGTCAATTCATATTGTTACTGGAAACGATTATAGTTTTACGATGTGGAACCGTCCGTTTAAGTTAACGACAGAATTATACTATAAAAACTTAAGCGATGTAAACGCCTATTCAATTGATAATGTTCGAATTCGTTATCGAGCAGATAATATAACAGAAGCCTATGCATATGGATTAGACGTTAGATTGAATGGTGAATTTGTTCCTGGAAGCGACAGCTGGGTGAGTTTTGGATATTTAAAAACAGAAGAAAATATAGATAACCGAGGTTACATAGCTCGACCAACAGATCAAAGAATCAAATTAGGAATTCTATTTCAAGATTATGTTCCAAATTTACCTGATTTAAAGGCTTATTTGAACTTAGTTTATAATACGGGCGTTCCCGGAGGAGCACCTGCTTATGCGGATGTTTATGCATTCCAAAATCGTTTAGGTGATTATAGAAGAGCTGATATCGGTGTTTCGTACATTTTCGTTGATAATAATAAAAAAGTATCTAACGGATTCTTAAGTCATTTCGAAGAACTTTCTGCAGGACTAGAACTATTCAATATTTTTGACATTAGAAACTCTATTACCAATACTTGGGTTAGAGATGTGTATAGCAAACAACAATTTGCAATACCAAATTTTATGACAGGAAGAGTTCTTAATTTAAAACTTCGAATGAAGTTTTAA
- a CDS encoding S41 family peptidase: MKIKINFILIMFLSGFINGQTTFSKEQVFKDLSHLKKALIEAQFNIYESVSEDTFEKGYLEIKNKINKDSYSLLEATKVLQQLPVIVNNGHTSIDFPGSEYMKYASSNDATIFPIEIAIENNRALVRKNWSNNKHLKPGDEVLSINNKPINSIFKDMYAQISGERDMMKNVKIEMYSFPRYYWQLYGQINHFEVQIKNLAGNKTYQVAAVKVMDEYEDRRSEVLNSTMNLKFYDDIAYLDPGSFGGDLHKFKNFIKSSFEKIKIRKSQKLIIDLRNNAGGDNDYSDFMLSFIANTPFTWNSSFQLRTSKLLKESGKQNKNSNSKYWKSIFSHTDGERFDYDFIKTQPQPKEKRFTGEVYTLVNRQSHSQATVTAAQIQDYKLGTIVGEETAEYPSLIASVFYFKLPNTKILVQISKGKMIRVNGSTKEEGVIPDIFIKDFLLDEKDEILTELLNRLRNQK; encoded by the coding sequence ATGAAAATAAAAATCAATTTTATCTTAATCATGTTTTTATCCGGATTCATAAACGGACAAACAACATTCTCAAAAGAACAAGTTTTTAAAGATCTTTCTCATTTAAAAAAAGCACTTATTGAAGCTCAATTTAACATCTATGAATCTGTTTCAGAAGATACTTTTGAAAAGGGTTATCTAGAGATAAAAAACAAAATAAATAAAGACTCTTATTCTTTATTAGAAGCAACTAAGGTTTTGCAGCAATTACCTGTAATTGTAAACAACGGACATACAAGCATTGATTTCCCCGGATCGGAATACATGAAATATGCTTCTTCTAATGACGCTACTATTTTTCCAATAGAGATAGCAATTGAAAACAACAGAGCTTTAGTTAGAAAAAACTGGTCTAACAATAAACACTTAAAACCCGGAGATGAAGTTTTGAGCATAAACAACAAACCAATCAATTCTATTTTTAAAGATATGTATGCTCAAATATCTGGAGAGCGTGACATGATGAAAAACGTTAAGATTGAAATGTATAGTTTCCCAAGATACTATTGGCAGTTGTATGGTCAAATTAACCACTTTGAAGTTCAAATTAAAAACTTAGCTGGCAACAAAACCTATCAAGTAGCGGCCGTGAAAGTGATGGATGAATATGAAGACAGAAGATCAGAAGTTTTGAATTCAACTATGAATTTGAAATTCTATGATGATATTGCATATTTAGATCCAGGAAGTTTCGGTGGAGATTTACATAAATTCAAAAACTTTATCAAATCATCATTTGAAAAAATAAAGATTCGTAAGTCTCAAAAATTAATTATTGATTTAAGAAATAACGCTGGAGGAGATAATGATTACAGCGATTTTATGCTTTCATTTATTGCAAACACTCCTTTTACTTGGAATAGCTCATTTCAACTTAGAACTAGTAAACTTCTTAAAGAAAGTGGTAAACAAAACAAAAACTCAAATAGCAAGTATTGGAAATCGATTTTTAGTCATACAGATGGCGAACGTTTTGACTATGATTTTATTAAAACTCAACCTCAACCAAAAGAAAAAAGATTTACTGGTGAAGTTTACACGTTAGTTAACAGACAATCTCATTCACAAGCTACTGTTACCGCAGCACAAATTCAAGATTACAAACTTGGAACTATTGTTGGTGAAGAAACAGCAGAATATCCATCATTAATTGCTTCAGTCTTCTACTTTAAACTTCCCAATACTAAGATCCTAGTACAAATTTCAAAAGGTAAAATGATACGTGTAAATGGAAGTACCAAAGAAGAAGGAGTTATCCCAGATATATTTATCAAAGATTTTCTTTTAGACGAAAAGGATGAGATTCTAACAGAACTATTAAATCGATTACGAAATCAGAAATAA
- a CDS encoding helix-turn-helix domain-containing protein, with protein sequence MLLIFYAIMAVNIVLVNVLKDYGKLYIFRYIQLELLYGLGPALYYYTKSITQPSFRFKKEDFVHFIPIILEFIFYRTSFYRDGADGLYINPMPNITYVYLTQQWIGVLSTLIYSIISFRVLYNHEMKLKQYFSKIEDKSYKWLKVPILIFGFYPILWNILTEIDRFAFDRNLREYYFLPNFAILAITCTWIGFKGFLIKSTSKLVPFENSHSEKETPTPPKDGNFLEKLNALMLHEKPYLQSDLNLQKLAELLEMKPKTLSLKINQNCEKNFYDLINSYRIQEFKEKTQSVDLNSYSILGLAYDCGFNSKSTFNSVFKKNTQKTPSQYIKELKN encoded by the coding sequence ATGCTACTCATTTTTTATGCAATTATGGCGGTAAACATCGTTTTAGTCAATGTTCTAAAAGATTATGGAAAACTTTATATATTTAGATATATCCAGCTTGAATTATTATATGGATTGGGGCCTGCACTTTATTATTACACAAAAAGTATAACACAACCTAGTTTTCGATTTAAAAAGGAGGATTTTGTACATTTCATTCCAATAATTCTTGAATTTATTTTTTACAGAACATCTTTTTACAGAGACGGAGCAGATGGGTTATATATAAATCCGATGCCAAATATCACGTACGTATACTTAACACAACAATGGATTGGAGTATTATCAACCTTAATCTATAGTATAATATCATTTCGAGTATTGTATAATCATGAAATGAAATTAAAACAATACTTTTCTAAAATTGAAGACAAATCGTACAAATGGCTGAAAGTTCCTATTTTAATTTTTGGGTTCTATCCAATTTTATGGAATATTCTTACAGAAATAGATCGATTTGCTTTTGACAGAAACTTAAGGGAATATTACTTTTTACCAAACTTTGCTATTCTTGCTATAACTTGTACTTGGATTGGTTTTAAAGGTTTTTTGATAAAATCAACTTCTAAACTAGTTCCTTTTGAGAATAGTCATTCAGAAAAGGAAACTCCCACTCCACCGAAAGATGGGAATTTTCTGGAGAAGTTAAACGCCTTAATGCTTCATGAAAAACCTTATTTACAATCAGATCTAAATCTTCAAAAACTTGCAGAACTTTTAGAAATGAAACCAAAAACTCTTTCATTAAAAATAAATCAGAACTGCGAGAAAAACTTCTATGATCTAATCAATTCCTACCGGATACAAGAGTTTAAGGAAAAGACACAATCGGTTGATTTAAATTCATATTCAATTTTAGGTTTAGCATACGATTGTGGCTTCAACTCGAAGTCCACTTTTAATAGTGTCTTCAAGAAAAACACACAAAAAACTCCCAGTCAATATATTAAAGAATTAAAAAACTAG